In one window of Paraflavitalea soli DNA:
- a CDS encoding RNA polymerase sigma factor: MSKLANIKEIQRRIALYDDEVAYKELFCLFYKPLLRFAYTFCHAHEMAEEIVSDVFISIWQRRSHLDDINNLKVYLYISTKNMALKYLLKQQKQVSITIDDLQVELESQYNNPEQLMMTAEMLARVEQAITHLPPRCKLVFKLIKEDGLRYKEVAEILGISVKTIDNQLAIALGKIGKALNVNLKKIVRF, from the coding sequence ATGTCTAAGCTTGCTAATATCAAGGAAATACAGCGTCGTATAGCCTTATATGACGACGAAGTTGCTTATAAAGAGCTGTTCTGTCTCTTTTATAAGCCCCTGCTCCGGTTTGCGTATACCTTTTGTCATGCCCATGAAATGGCCGAAGAGATCGTTTCAGATGTTTTTATCAGCATATGGCAGCGCCGCTCCCACCTCGACGACATCAATAACCTCAAAGTATACCTCTATATAAGTACCAAAAATATGGCCCTGAAATACCTGCTCAAACAGCAAAAGCAGGTGTCTATTACCATCGACGATCTCCAGGTAGAGCTGGAAAGCCAGTATAATAATCCCGAACAGCTCATGATGACCGCCGAAATGCTGGCCCGGGTAGAACAGGCCATTACCCACCTTCCCCCCCGTTGTAAATTGGTCTTTAAACTCATTAAAGAAGACGGCCTGCGGTATAAAGAGGTAGCCGAAATCCTTGGCATCTCTGTCAAAACCATTGACAACCAGCTGGCTATAGCCCTTGGCAAGATCGGCAAGGCCCTCAATGTAAACCTCAAAAAGATCGTTCGCTTCTAA
- a CDS encoding TonB-dependent receptor, producing MKLTVAILLVSCLHVSAGVYSQSRVTLNMQSADIKKVLSAIEKKTNYRFLYNQSLLPADQKVNVTAINEEVLSVINRILQNTSLTYEVLNSNLVVLKKMNTVLLQAQITGRVTDSTGAPITGVSVRVKGSNAGTSTDANGAFSITVPDNATLVFSSVGYTTKEVAVAGQTTINVTLEATNTPLDQVIVVGYGTQRKIDVTGSVANIKGEEISKQASVNPISALQGKVAGVQITNSGAPGASPEIRIRGVGTVFGSTSPLYVVDGVWFDNIAFLNPADIESLSILKDASSESIYGIRAANGVVLITTKKGKAGKPVINYNGYVGYQKVTNQIEMANANQYATMINEKEGTQVLDPSKFGEGTDWYHQVLRNAIITNHQVSISGGADKSNYAVSFGYLNQDGIVETNNYQRYTIRLQQEFQVAAPLKMGYTLTGAYSKSDDIDGAIFRQLYTAYPVLPVYYADGSYGDPGDFPLGDGAKYNPQVTIDYFDQDTRQYRATGNVFAELKIAKYFTFRSSIGGEYTDQNIRNYRPVYNVGPSLRNDISLLTLTDEHTRNWILENTLTYDRKFGDHTIKVLGGQGAQSYQFTKRIGSAQNVPNGRNFEYLTLGTNRFVQDADYPNYPLKSTIASYFARLNYSFQNKYLLTASFRADGSSKFSGSDKWGYFPAVGIGWVISKESFMESQDLFDNLKLRASWGQVGNASVPANLSVQSVTQTPQLIANFGGQTYTGASIDKIVPPTTFWEKSVGTDIAIEAALLKNKLNVEVGWYNRKTEDAIFAIDILGSLGVSGSNIVGNQATYQNRGWEFLVSWKDNVANDWTYSVSANLGINDNKVLSTITGSNPIYGGGAGLANGSLATRTVLGQPIGHFYGYKIAGVFQTDAEAAPWGAKAGDFKFEDISGPEGKPDGVIDGKYDRAVLGNPNPRYSYGINTTVTYKDFDLALDFQGVADVEVYNANVGWRYGNENFSKDFYDNRWHGQGTSNSYPSAKIGSTYNAKPSSFFVENGSYFRVRNIQLGYTLPTDLINRWHLSRLRVFVNAQNPFTFFNYKGFSPEIIGGGPTGSGIDANVYPLSAIYNFGVNLSL from the coding sequence ATGAAATTAACGGTTGCCATTCTCCTGGTCAGTTGCCTGCATGTGTCAGCCGGTGTTTACTCCCAATCGCGGGTCACCCTAAACATGCAATCTGCCGACATTAAAAAGGTATTGTCGGCCATCGAAAAAAAGACCAACTATCGTTTTTTATACAATCAAAGTCTGCTCCCGGCAGACCAGAAAGTCAACGTCACCGCTATTAATGAAGAAGTGCTATCCGTGATCAACAGGATATTGCAGAATACTTCTTTAACCTATGAAGTTCTTAACTCGAACCTGGTAGTGTTGAAGAAAATGAATACAGTACTGCTGCAAGCCCAGATCACTGGTCGTGTTACCGATTCAACCGGCGCTCCCATAACCGGCGTGTCGGTACGGGTGAAAGGCAGTAACGCCGGCACTTCCACCGATGCCAACGGTGCTTTTTCCATTACCGTGCCCGACAATGCTACCCTCGTCTTTTCCTCTGTTGGGTATACTACCAAGGAGGTGGCCGTTGCCGGTCAAACGACTATTAATGTAACCCTCGAGGCCACCAATACACCACTCGACCAGGTGATCGTAGTAGGCTATGGCACCCAACGCAAAATTGATGTTACCGGTTCCGTGGCCAATATAAAGGGCGAGGAAATATCCAAGCAGGCCTCTGTTAACCCCATCAGTGCTTTACAGGGTAAAGTGGCCGGGGTACAAATTACCAATTCAGGTGCACCCGGTGCTTCTCCGGAGATCAGGATACGTGGTGTGGGAACTGTTTTTGGAAGCACCAGTCCTTTATATGTAGTAGATGGTGTGTGGTTTGATAATATCGCCTTCCTCAATCCGGCTGATATTGAAAGCTTGAGTATCCTGAAGGATGCCTCCAGTGAATCCATATATGGTATCAGGGCCGCCAATGGTGTGGTGCTCATTACCACCAAAAAAGGGAAAGCAGGCAAACCTGTTATTAATTATAATGGTTATGTGGGCTACCAGAAAGTGACCAACCAGATCGAAATGGCCAATGCCAATCAGTATGCCACCATGATCAATGAAAAAGAAGGTACACAGGTACTTGACCCGTCTAAATTTGGAGAAGGCACCGATTGGTACCACCAGGTGCTTAGAAATGCCATCATCACCAACCACCAGGTATCTATATCAGGAGGGGCCGATAAATCCAATTATGCGGTTTCTTTTGGCTACCTCAACCAGGACGGTATTGTAGAAACAAACAACTACCAGCGCTATACCATCCGCCTGCAACAGGAATTCCAGGTGGCAGCCCCCCTTAAAATGGGCTATACACTGACGGGTGCCTATAGCAAATCCGATGATATTGATGGCGCCATATTCCGCCAGTTGTATACAGCCTATCCTGTATTGCCTGTTTACTATGCCGATGGTTCCTATGGCGATCCCGGTGATTTCCCGCTGGGCGATGGCGCCAAATACAACCCACAGGTGACCATTGACTATTTTGACCAGGATACAAGACAATACCGCGCTACCGGAAATGTATTTGCCGAACTGAAAATCGCTAAATACTTCACTTTCCGTTCCAGCATCGGGGGCGAATATACCGATCAGAATATCCGCAACTACCGTCCTGTTTATAACGTAGGGCCCAGTTTGCGCAATGACATCAGTCTCCTTACCCTGACCGATGAACATACCCGCAACTGGATATTGGAGAATACCCTTACCTACGATAGGAAATTTGGTGACCACACCATAAAAGTACTGGGTGGCCAGGGAGCTCAATCCTACCAGTTTACCAAGCGCATTGGATCAGCCCAAAATGTACCCAATGGCCGCAACTTCGAATACCTGACCCTGGGTACCAACCGCTTCGTACAGGATGCTGATTATCCCAACTATCCATTGAAGAGCACCATTGCGTCTTACTTCGCCAGGCTGAACTATTCATTTCAGAATAAATACCTGCTTACAGCATCATTCCGGGCCGATGGTTCTTCCAAGTTCTCCGGCTCCGACAAATGGGGTTATTTCCCGGCCGTAGGCATAGGCTGGGTGATCAGCAAGGAAAGCTTTATGGAATCGCAGGATCTTTTCGACAACCTCAAGCTGCGGGCCAGCTGGGGCCAGGTAGGAAACGCCTCTGTTCCGGCTAACTTGTCTGTTCAGTCCGTGACCCAAACGCCACAACTGATCGCCAACTTTGGCGGTCAAACCTATACCGGCGCCAGTATTGATAAGATTGTTCCCCCTACTACTTTTTGGGAAAAAAGTGTGGGTACTGATATCGCGATCGAAGCGGCTTTGTTGAAAAACAAGTTGAATGTAGAAGTGGGCTGGTACAACCGCAAAACCGAAGATGCCATTTTTGCCATTGATATCCTGGGTTCATTGGGTGTATCAGGAAGCAATATCGTTGGTAACCAGGCTACCTATCAGAACAGGGGTTGGGAGTTTTTAGTATCCTGGAAAGACAATGTGGCCAATGACTGGACTTATTCTGTGAGCGCCAACCTGGGCATTAATGATAATAAAGTATTATCTACCATTACCGGTAGCAATCCTATTTATGGTGGAGGCGCAGGCCTGGCCAATGGATCATTGGCTACCCGCACGGTATTGGGTCAGCCCATCGGCCATTTCTACGGATATAAAATAGCAGGTGTATTTCAAACTGATGCTGAAGCTGCTCCCTGGGGCGCCAAAGCAGGTGATTTTAAATTTGAAGACATCAGCGGCCCCGAAGGAAAGCCTGATGGTGTAATTGATGGTAAATATGACAGGGCCGTGCTGGGCAATCCCAACCCCCGGTACAGCTATGGTATAAATACCACTGTTACCTACAAGGACTTTGACCTGGCGCTGGATTTCCAGGGCGTGGCTGATGTAGAGGTCTACAATGCCAATGTAGGCTGGCGCTATGGTAATGAGAATTTCTCCAAAGACTTTTACGACAACCGCTGGCATGGGCAAGGTACTTCCAATAGCTATCCTTCAGCTAAAATAGGCAGTACGTACAATGCAAAACCCAGCTCCTTCTTTGTAGAGAACGGCAGCTATTTCAGGGTACGGAATATTCAGCTGGGCTACACACTTCCCACAGACCTCATCAACAGATGGCATCTTTCCCGGTTGCGTGTATTTGTCAATGCCCAAAATCCTTTTACCTTTTTCAATTACAAAGGATTCTCTCCTGAAATTATCGGTGGCGGGCCTACGGGCTCAGGTATTGATGCCAATGTGTATCCCTTGTCTGCTATCTACAACTTTGGCGTAAACCTTAGTCTCTAA
- a CDS encoding FecR family protein, translating to MSTERIWELMARKLAEEASDEELGELEQLLRTHPDLHFPIQTITDLWQQPSQPADQVSIETGYHQHIARMQEMGILIGQAPDDNALLLEGSRKPSRRRFMSWAAVGAAAIAAAWFFYWLQPPASVKTPLLAEKSPLSEIITRQGSRTKVQLPDGTHVWLNAGSKLIYDKDFNGSKREVTLTGEGYFDVVRNEKKPFIIHTVKMDVKVLGTQFNVKSYPNDKTTEAALIHGSIEVSLKDRPAQKIILKPNEKIVVANKDTLLTSENNTRPRGEETEPLVVIRNLTYQKKDSSILETSWLENKLVFENESFKELALKMERWYGVSINFKDEKMDTLHFTGVFENETIEEAMRALKITGSFNYKFQGKTIMISR from the coding sequence ATGTCGACTGAACGCATTTGGGAACTGATGGCGCGGAAGCTCGCGGAAGAGGCCTCTGATGAAGAATTAGGAGAGCTGGAGCAATTGTTACGTACCCATCCCGACCTTCATTTCCCTATCCAGACTATTACCGATCTATGGCAACAGCCGTCGCAGCCTGCCGACCAGGTTTCCATAGAAACGGGCTATCACCAACACATTGCACGCATGCAGGAAATGGGTATTCTAATCGGCCAGGCGCCGGATGACAATGCTTTATTGCTGGAGGGTTCGCGCAAGCCTTCCCGGCGCCGTTTCATGTCATGGGCCGCAGTGGGTGCTGCCGCAATAGCTGCGGCATGGTTTTTTTATTGGCTGCAGCCTCCTGCGTCCGTTAAAACACCGCTCCTGGCCGAAAAAAGCCCGCTTAGTGAGATAATCACCCGGCAGGGCTCCAGAACCAAGGTGCAATTGCCCGATGGTACCCATGTATGGCTTAATGCCGGCAGTAAATTGATCTATGATAAAGACTTTAACGGCTCCAAACGTGAAGTAACACTCACCGGTGAAGGGTACTTTGATGTAGTAAGAAACGAAAAGAAGCCCTTTATCATCCACACCGTTAAAATGGACGTAAAAGTGTTGGGTACTCAATTCAACGTAAAATCATATCCCAATGATAAGACCACCGAAGCTGCCCTCATTCATGGCAGCATCGAGGTTTCGCTCAAAGACCGGCCAGCCCAAAAGATCATCCTCAAGCCCAATGAAAAGATTGTAGTGGCCAATAAGGATACCTTATTGACCAGCGAAAATAATACACGGCCCCGCGGAGAAGAAACCGAGCCCCTGGTGGTGATCAGAAACCTTACCTACCAGAAAAAAGACAGTTCTATTCTGGAAACTTCCTGGCTGGAAAATAAGCTGGTTTTTGAAAACGAATCCTTTAAGGAATTAGCACTGAAAATGGAACGCTGGTATGGGGTGTCAATAAACTTTAAAGATGAAAAGATGGATACCCTTCACTTTACCGGCGTATTTGAAAATGAAACCATCGAAGAGGCAATGCGCGCACTTAAAATAACCGGTTCCTTCAACTATAAATTTCAGGGTAAAACGATCATGATATCTCGATAA
- a CDS encoding RagB/SusD family nutrient uptake outer membrane protein, with amino-acid sequence MKRIKFNIKSSVLLAITIIAANGCSKSFIDVPLEGAQPSEQFWKNAEDATKAVNAMYAYTRAWPMVGFATVAVESLGSDDTEKGSSTGDASYLDDFDNFTVGPSSANSSGQVYDFWKGQYLQINYCNQILDNVPAIEMDANLKNRYLAEAKFLRAYSYFRLVRAFGDVPLRLTVPKDAAQFNIPRTPKTEVWAAIEKDLSEAAAVLPQSYGPADVGHATKGAALALNAKVAMYQKKWDQVLALTNQVMGMGYDLYADYEKLFRIQNENSVESIFEVQAALIPDNKDASNSQYSQIQGVRGMSPSMGWGFNVPTADLAASYEADDPRRDATIIFRGEITPQGDAIPAAGDNPRYNQKSYVPQALMVSGFTEGSQQNFRVIRFAEVLLMNAEAANELGGANTALALTSLNRVRARARGANPITVLPPVVVTDQAQLRAAIWRERRSELAMENDRYFDVIRQGRAATLFGPKGWKANKNEVWPIPQAEIDISAGVLTQNTGY; translated from the coding sequence ATGAAACGAATCAAGTTCAATATAAAATCATCCGTCTTACTGGCAATAACTATTATTGCTGCTAATGGATGTAGTAAAAGTTTTATTGATGTTCCCCTGGAAGGCGCTCAGCCATCGGAGCAATTCTGGAAAAATGCCGAAGATGCTACCAAGGCTGTTAATGCCATGTACGCCTATACAAGGGCCTGGCCCATGGTAGGGTTTGCAACAGTTGCTGTGGAAAGTCTCGGATCAGATGATACTGAAAAAGGTAGTTCAACTGGCGACGCCTCCTACCTCGATGATTTTGACAACTTCACCGTTGGCCCCTCTTCCGCCAACTCATCCGGTCAGGTATATGATTTCTGGAAAGGTCAGTATCTGCAGATCAATTATTGCAACCAGATACTGGACAATGTTCCTGCGATAGAAATGGATGCCAACCTGAAAAACCGTTACCTCGCAGAAGCCAAATTCCTGAGAGCTTACAGTTATTTCCGGTTGGTAAGGGCTTTTGGTGATGTTCCTTTAAGACTGACTGTTCCCAAAGATGCGGCACAGTTCAATATTCCCCGTACTCCAAAGACCGAAGTTTGGGCCGCTATTGAAAAGGACCTTTCCGAGGCGGCGGCTGTATTACCTCAAAGCTATGGTCCTGCTGATGTAGGGCACGCAACCAAAGGAGCAGCACTGGCCCTCAATGCCAAAGTTGCCATGTACCAGAAAAAGTGGGACCAGGTGCTGGCACTTACCAACCAGGTAATGGGAATGGGTTATGACCTTTATGCTGATTACGAAAAACTATTCCGCATTCAGAACGAAAATAGCGTTGAATCTATTTTTGAAGTACAGGCCGCATTGATCCCGGATAATAAGGATGCTTCTAACTCACAATACTCCCAGATCCAGGGAGTTCGTGGTATGTCGCCCAGTATGGGATGGGGCTTCAATGTACCGACTGCTGATCTGGCGGCTTCTTATGAAGCGGATGATCCCCGGAGAGATGCCACCATTATTTTCAGGGGCGAAATAACGCCGCAGGGTGATGCCATTCCTGCCGCTGGCGATAATCCCCGGTACAACCAAAAGTCATATGTACCTCAGGCCCTGATGGTTTCCGGCTTTACTGAAGGCAGCCAGCAAAACTTCAGGGTGATCCGCTTTGCAGAAGTATTATTAATGAATGCTGAGGCCGCCAATGAATTAGGTGGCGCCAATACAGCCCTGGCACTCACCTCGCTCAACAGGGTAAGGGCAAGAGCCAGAGGTGCTAATCCAATAACGGTACTGCCTCCTGTTGTGGTTACCGATCAGGCCCAGCTGCGTGCCGCTATCTGGCGCGAAAGAAGGTCTGAGCTGGCCATGGAAAATGACAGGTATTTTGATGTCATCCGCCAGGGACGTGCAGCCACTTTATTCGGCCCCAAAGGTTGGAAAGCAAATAAGAATGAAGTGTGGCCTATTCCACAGGCAGAAATTGACATCAGCGCCGGTGTGTTAACACAAAATACCGGTTATTAA
- the hflX gene encoding GTPase HflX: MLENKNIIEKEEKAVLAGLVYKTQTEEQVKEYLEELAFLAETAGATAVKRYIQKLPHPDSKTFLGKGKLEEIKNFVTGKDINLIIFDDELTGSQITNIEKALGIKVIDRSDLILDIFARRAKTAQAKTQVELAQYQYLLPRLKGMWSHLERLGGGIGTRGPGETEIETDRRIVKDKIALLRRRLGEIDKQAFVQRKDRGEFIRVSLVGYTNVGKSTIMNLLSKSDVFAENKLFATLETTTRKVVFETTPFLLSDTVGFIRKLPHHLVESFKSTLDEVREADILLHVVDISHTHYEDQINVVNSTLQELGAYDKPVITIFNKMDLYEKNTFDPWLEEEVKQEIIKELKERWENTLQGNCVFISALERRNLEELRNTILTKVKELYTIRYPYKTTYL; the protein is encoded by the coding sequence TTGCTAGAGAACAAGAACATTATCGAAAAAGAGGAGAAAGCGGTACTGGCGGGGCTGGTATACAAAACGCAAACGGAAGAGCAGGTAAAAGAATACCTGGAAGAACTGGCTTTCCTGGCAGAAACAGCCGGGGCTACGGCGGTAAAGCGGTATATCCAGAAGCTGCCGCACCCCGACAGTAAAACCTTCCTGGGAAAGGGAAAGCTGGAGGAGATCAAGAACTTTGTGACGGGAAAAGACATCAACCTGATCATTTTTGATGATGAGCTTACGGGCTCACAGATCACCAATATAGAAAAGGCGCTTGGGATAAAGGTTATTGACCGATCTGACCTGATCCTGGACATCTTTGCCCGCCGGGCCAAGACAGCACAGGCCAAAACGCAGGTAGAGCTGGCGCAATACCAATACCTGCTACCCCGCCTGAAAGGGATGTGGAGTCACCTGGAACGTTTGGGAGGCGGTATCGGTACCCGGGGACCTGGTGAAACGGAAATCGAAACTGACCGTCGTATTGTAAAAGACAAGATCGCCTTGCTGCGCAGACGGCTGGGGGAGATCGACAAGCAGGCTTTTGTACAACGTAAAGACCGGGGAGAATTTATCCGGGTATCGCTGGTGGGTTATACCAACGTAGGAAAATCTACGATCATGAACCTGCTGAGTAAAAGCGATGTGTTTGCAGAAAACAAGTTATTTGCCACGCTGGAAACCACTACACGCAAGGTAGTATTTGAAACGACTCCCTTCCTGCTGAGTGATACCGTTGGTTTTATCCGCAAGCTGCCCCACCACCTGGTGGAGAGTTTTAAAAGCACGCTGGATGAAGTAAGGGAAGCAGACATCCTGTTGCATGTAGTAGATATTTCACATACGCATTATGAGGACCAGATCAACGTGGTCAATAGCACCCTGCAAGAATTGGGCGCTTATGACAAGCCAGTGATCACGATCTTCAATAAGATGGATCTGTATGAGAAGAATACGTTTGACCCCTGGCTGGAAGAGGAAGTAAAGCAGGAGATCATTAAAGAGCTGAAAGAACGCTGGGAGAATACCCTTCAGGGCAATTGTGTTTTCATCTCTGCGCTGGAAAGGAGGAACCTGGAAGAACTCAGGAATACAATCCTCACCAAAGTAAAAGAGCTTTACACGATCCGTTATCCTTACAAGACCACCTACCTGTAA
- a CDS encoding LamG domain-containing protein, which translates to MKQQNFKPLLSVMAAGLLFTSCYKKFDESSYAPKLEIAGYTSSKEIAPTNLVAYWAFNGNLIDSVSGTAGVNTGTSFAPGYKGQAMQGALNSYVIATPGASITGMHSFTVAYWVNSPLHPAGIAGLVTLSNNSQFWGNIEMFLENGGTLEAMKFRAKVINNGTTEIGIDKDGIPNFYTKWNHLALSYNETTSTFKLYVNGSVSTTKTVAGLGPLNFVNSGKMVFGADQFMTSPSLTSGHGAEPWASYLTGRLDEVRIYNKALSDADVSALVLLEGRGK; encoded by the coding sequence ATGAAACAGCAAAATTTTAAACCATTGCTCAGCGTCATGGCTGCTGGTTTATTGTTTACGTCTTGTTATAAAAAATTTGATGAGAGCAGCTATGCTCCCAAGCTTGAGATCGCCGGTTATACCAGTTCCAAGGAAATTGCACCCACCAACCTGGTAGCCTATTGGGCTTTCAATGGTAATCTCATTGACAGTGTTTCCGGTACTGCAGGTGTTAATACCGGCACCAGCTTCGCCCCGGGTTATAAAGGGCAGGCCATGCAAGGCGCCCTCAATAGTTATGTAATAGCTACTCCCGGTGCTTCTATTACCGGTATGCATAGTTTTACTGTTGCCTATTGGGTCAACAGCCCCTTGCATCCTGCAGGTATAGCAGGGTTGGTAACGCTCTCCAATAATTCCCAGTTCTGGGGTAATATCGAAATGTTCCTGGAGAATGGCGGCACGCTGGAAGCCATGAAGTTCAGGGCTAAAGTGATCAATAACGGTACCACGGAGATTGGTATTGATAAAGATGGTATTCCTAACTTTTATACCAAATGGAATCACCTGGCATTGTCTTATAACGAGACTACTTCCACTTTCAAGTTGTACGTGAATGGTTCCGTTTCCACTACCAAAACGGTAGCAGGATTAGGACCATTGAATTTTGTGAACAGTGGCAAGATGGTGTTTGGGGCCGATCAGTTTATGACATCACCCAGTCTCACCAGCGGCCATGGTGCTGAGCCATGGGCCAGTTATTTAACAGGTCGCCTGGATGAAGTAAGGATTTACAACAAGGCCCTTAGCGATGCTGATGTAAGTGCATTGGTATTGCTGGAAGGCAGAGGTAAATAA
- a CDS encoding outer membrane beta-barrel protein, whose protein sequence is MKKILTLFVALASMTAVMAQDSTTTTVTTKKKKKDWSKVKLSNRPNDHLMFQLGYNGWSQIPDTINTKGLSRSFNAYFMFDLPFKSDPRFSVGIGAGVGTDNMFFDKTEIDITGRRANTLGFRNVADTNHFKKYKLATTFLEAPVELRFVSNPENTNKSWKIAVGGKIGTMMSASVKGKTWQNRSGNTINAYTLKEKSKRYFNSTRLSVTGRIGYGALSLYGSYQVNAFIKEGFGPDVRPFQIGLTLSGL, encoded by the coding sequence ATGAAAAAAATCCTGACGCTTTTCGTTGCCCTGGCCTCTATGACTGCTGTTATGGCCCAGGACTCTACGACCACTACTGTAACTACTAAGAAGAAGAAAAAAGACTGGAGTAAGGTCAAGCTTTCCAACCGGCCCAATGATCACCTCATGTTTCAGTTGGGATACAATGGCTGGTCGCAGATACCGGATACGATCAACACCAAAGGACTTTCCCGCAGCTTCAATGCTTATTTCATGTTTGACCTGCCTTTCAAAAGCGATCCCCGCTTTAGCGTAGGTATCGGTGCAGGTGTAGGCACAGACAATATGTTCTTCGATAAAACAGAGATCGACATTACCGGGCGTAGGGCCAATACCCTTGGCTTCAGGAATGTGGCCGATACCAACCATTTTAAGAAATATAAACTGGCTACTACCTTCCTGGAAGCACCGGTTGAATTGCGTTTCGTTTCCAACCCCGAGAATACCAACAAAAGCTGGAAAATTGCTGTCGGTGGTAAGATCGGCACCATGATGAGCGCCAGTGTAAAAGGAAAGACGTGGCAGAACAGAAGCGGCAACACCATCAATGCTTATACGCTGAAAGAGAAATCCAAAAGATATTTCAATAGTACCCGTTTGAGCGTTACCGGCCGCATTGGCTATGGCGCGTTGAGCCTATATGGCAGCTACCAGGTAAATGCCTTTATCAAAGAAGGCTTTGGCCCGGATGTCCGGCCCTTCCAGATCGGTTTGACGCTGAGTGGATTGTAA
- a CDS encoding GIY-YIG nuclease family protein — MAFFVYILYSEKLDKYYIGVTENVEERLRKHQCNHSGFTGKASDWSIRFTELHPDKTAALKRERQLKGWKSRIRVEQLIQKNSHQATPHL; from the coding sequence ATGGCTTTTTTTGTGTACATCCTATATTCTGAAAAACTGGACAAGTATTATATTGGTGTTACAGAAAATGTAGAGGAAAGATTGCGCAAACACCAATGTAATCACAGTGGATTTACAGGTAAGGCATCCGATTGGTCGATTCGTTTCACAGAGCTTCATCCTGACAAAACAGCTGCCCTCAAAAGGGAACGACAGCTTAAAGGCTGGAAAAGCAGGATACGGGTAGAACAACTTATTCAGAAAAATTCACATCAGGCCACACCACATCTTTAA